TGATGAAGATTCGTTCGTAAATCCGGTGGAAATTGCGCAGTCGCTGGAACGGTACAAAGCGGAACAGAACGTCGCGGCGCGAAGATTGGAAATCGAAGAATTGAGCGCAAGCCTGGCCCAATACGGCATTTCGTTTCAGGAGCTCGTGCGCATATCGCCCAAACATTCCGATTCGCGCAGGCTCCTGGTGCAGATTGGCTCGATCTTGTCGAACAATGACGAATTGCTAAGCCAATTACGGAACAAAAAAATGCTGCCAATAAAAGAGTTGTTGGAAAAAGTCGATATATCCCGAAAAACATTGGAACGCCATCGCAAGTACATCATTGCGATCGCTCTGATCGACAGCGGACCCTATCCGCATTTGCAAAATTATTTACATACGGACGGCGGCCAACAAGGAGGCGAGGAAAATGAATAGAGGCATCGTGATGGAAATGGGCAAAAGGCATCTGGTTGTCCTGACGCCGGATGGGCGATTTTTGCGCATACCCCGTAAGGAGCGCGTTATCCGCATCGGGGAAGAAATCGATCTGCCGGTATTGCGGCGCCGTTCGCTTTCCGCAACCTCCATCCGTTATGGGGTGGCTGCCGCGGCGATTTTTTCCATCATCCTGTTTACCGCGTTTGGCATGTTTGCCGGCGGGCAGTCGGCTGTGGCCTATGTCACCATTGATATTAATCCCAGCGTTGAACTGGGCGTCGATAACAATCAGAATGTCGTTGAAGGAAGGGGCTTGAACGAAGACGGCGAAAATTTGCTGTCCGGTTTTGCTTTTCGCGGAAAGCCTCTGGTCGATGTTACGGAGGCGTTGATCAGCAAGGCGCAGGAACTGCAGTTGATTCCGACCGATGAGGCGGATATCGTCATTTCCAGCACGGTCGTTAGCGACAAGACGAAAATAAACGACGCCGCATTGGCGAATACCGTGAAAGAACGGGTCAGCCGGACGATTAACGCGCATCCGGAACACGCGCCCGAAAAGCTTGTCGTCGCGGCGCTGCCGGTGCCCAGGGAATTGCGGGAAGAAGCCAAAAAGAAAGGCATCTCTCCCGGCAAAATGGCGCTTAATTTGATTGACCAAAAACAGGAGCCCGCTCCCGCGTCACCCGACGCATCGTCCGGCACGAACGGAAACAGTGC
The Bacilli bacterium genome window above contains:
- the sigI gene encoding RNA polymerase sigma factor SigI, translating into MLLVLFKRFLGKREFHHPADGDRMSLEVKLSRIRQGDVRLRNQVIADYQPYIAKVTSKFCKRYIDPARDDEFSVALDAFNEAINKFSAEAGASFLSFAETVIRRRLIDYIRKEQRFSRQVPYSAFEVEDDEDSFVNPVEIAQSLERYKAEQNVAARRLEIEELSASLAQYGISFQELVRISPKHSDSRRLLVQIGSILSNNDELLSQLRNKKMLPIKELLEKVDISRKTLERHRKYIIAIALIDSGPYPHLQNYLHTDGGQQGGEENE
- a CDS encoding anti-sigma factor domain-containing protein, giving the protein MNRGIVMEMGKRHLVVLTPDGRFLRIPRKERVIRIGEEIDLPVLRRRSLSATSIRYGVAAAAIFSIILFTAFGMFAGGQSAVAYVTIDINPSVELGVDNNQNVVEGRGLNEDGENLLSGFAFRGKPLVDVTEALISKAQELQLIPTDEADIVISSTVVSDKTKINDAALANTVKERVSRTINAHPEHAPEKLVVAALPVPRELREEAKKKGISPGKMALNLIDQKQEPAPASPDASSGTNGNSAAKSPQSDDKRLSPKKVEQLLELQRKQKNNPEKVKQLLKEWVQENKEQTAKGNDSEKDIGRQRKVDPKAVHERMNQNNQQDGHHHERAKPNEQAKRHDEERRGDKTDGRDDNKQSAKPDKDDKSPDRQQQSGWERGGARKQPKEKQNKGGADSVKREDDKRSGDRGENRNDNRGDNRYGNYDDNRYNDRNDRNGNGEFNRREKNRREDQSRDFRDHRFESFSSWLDQVVGH